A stretch of the Capsicum annuum cultivar UCD-10X-F1 chromosome 8, UCD10Xv1.1, whole genome shotgun sequence genome encodes the following:
- the LOC107840122 gene encoding soluble inorganic pyrophosphatase 6, chloroplastic has protein sequence MAAARVMVSASNTLTASLLSKGPLRRPNSFTLSFKNGTAQKRRIFTCSAIYNPQVQAKEEGQPETLDYRVFFTDNSGRKISPWHDIPLHLGDGVFNFVVEIPKESSAKMEVATDEQHTPIKQDTKKGKLRYYPYNINWNYGLLPQTWEDPSFANSEVEGAFGDNDPVDVVEIGENRGKIGQVLKVKPLAALAMIDEGELDWKIVAISLDDPRASLVNDVDDVEKHFPGTLTAIRDWFRDYKIPDGKPANRFALGNKPANKDYALKVITETNESWAKLVKRSIAAGELSLV, from the exons ATGGCGGCGGCACGAGTCATGGTATCAGCCAGCAACACTTTAACCGCTTCGCTCCTATCGAAAGGTCCCTTGCGAAGGCCCAATAGTTTCACTCTTTCCTTCAAAAACGGAACGGCGCAAAAGAGGCGTATTTTCACTTGCAGTGCAATCTATAATCCCCAGGTTCAGGCTAAAGAAGAAGGACAGCCCGAAACCCTAGATTACCGCGTGTTTTTCACCGATAATTCCGGCAGAAAG ATATCCCCCTGGCATGACATACCACTGCATTTGGGAGATGGCGTTTTCAATTTTGTTGTTGAGATCCCCAAAGAATCAAGCGCAAAGATGGAAGTTGCTACAGATGAGCAACACACTCCAATTAAACAAGACACGAAGAAGGGGAAACTTCGATACTATCC ATACAATATTAACTGGAACTATGGATTGCTTCCTCAAACATGGGAAGACCCTTCTTTCGCGAACTCTGAAGTTGAGGGGGCATTTGGTGATAATGACCCTG TTGATGTTGTTGAGATTGGGGAAAACCGTGGCAAAATTGGCCAGGTTCTGAAGGTCAAACCTTTAGCTGCTCTGGCAATGATTGATGAAGGAGAACTTGACTGGAAAATAGTTGCTATTTCACTAGACGATCCAAGAGCATCACTTGTTAATGATGTTGATGATGTAGAGAAACATTTCCCG GGCACTCTCACAGCAATCAGGGACTGGTTTAGAGACTATAAGATACCTGATGGGAAACCTGCCAATAGGTTTGCTCTTGGCAACAAGCCAGCAAATAAG GATTATGCTCTTAAGGTTATTACAGAAACCAATGAATCTTGGGCAAAGTTGGTCAAGAGATCAATCGCTGCTGGTGAGCTTTCACTTGTATGA
- the LOC107840124 gene encoding probable sphingolipid transporter spinster homolog 2: protein MGKKEAEQKPLDDSNSTHKSNTSLVDKPAAAATDMAITSIPSTLLPQPSWFTAKRLLAVFCVINLINYVDRGTIASNGVNGKRRTCKPNGTCSSGSGIQGEFNLSNFQDGVISSAFMVGLLVASPIFASFAKRVNPFRLIGVGLTVWTIAVVGCGFSFNFWFIAICRMLVGVGEASFISLAAPFIDDNAPVAQKTAWLGTFYMCIPTGIAVGYVYGGLVGDHLNWRWAFWIEALLMLPFAVLGLVMKPLQLKGFSHLGSKKPLTSPLTAYPEEAVSNCSNGLLPTREDSKDGSKGAPSNLNDLTRFWKDLKMLHLEKIYVINVLGYIAYNFVIGAYSYWGPKAGYNIYHMKNADMMFGGVTVISGIFGTLAGGFVLDRMTSTIPNAFKLLSVATFLGAIFCFAAFCFKSLYAFIPLFAIGELLVFATQGPVNYVCLHCVKPSLRPLSMAMSTVSIHLFGDVPSSPLVGVVQDHINNWRVTALILTAILFIASGIWFIGIFLHSVDRFDEDSEDQISDAERSKSQPLLKGKSSEQIEVSIESS from the exons atgggaaaaaaagaAGCAGAACAAAAGCCTTTGGATGATTCAAATTCAACACATAAATCTAACACATCATTAGTTGATAAGCCAGCCGCAGCAGCTACAGATATGGCAATAACTTCAATTCCATCCACATTACTTCCTCAACCTTCTTGGTTCACTGCTAAAAG GTTACTTGCTGTATTCTGTGTGATCAACTTAATAAATTATGTGGATCGTGGAACTATTGCGAGCAATGGTGTTAATGGAAAACGCAGGACTTGCAAGCCAAATGGTACATGTTCTTCTGGCAGCGGAATTCA GGGTGAATTTAATTTGAGTAATTTTCAGGATGGTGTCATATCATCTGCTTTCATGGTTGGGCTTCTGGTGGCATCTCCAATATTTGCCTCCTTCGCCAAGAG GGTCAATCCGTTTAGACTTATTGGAGTTGGGCTGACAGTGTGGACAATAGCTGTTGTTGGTTGTGGTTTCTCGTTCAATTTCTGGTTCATTGCAATATGCAGAAT GCTGGTGGGTGTTGGTGAGGCATCTTTCATAAGCCTTGCTGCTCCTTTTATTGATGATAATGCCCCTGTTGCTCAG AAAACAGCATGGCTGGGAACATTTTACATGTGTATACCAACTGGGATAGCAGTTGGCTACGTATATGGTGGACTG GTTGGTGATCATCTTAACTGGCGTTGGGCATTTTGGATAGAGGCACTACTAATGCTTCCCTTTGCAGTTTTAGGTTTAGTTATGAAACCATTACAATTAAAAG GATTCTCTCACCTCGGATCAAAAAAACCATTGACTTCTCCCCTGACCGCTTACCCAGAAGAAG CTGTTTCAAATTGTAGCAATGGTTTGTTACCAACACGCGAAGATTCCAAGGATGG TTCGAAAGGTGCTCCTAGcaatttgaatgatttgacaaGATTTTGGAAGGATCTGAAAATGCTTCATCTTGAAAAGATTTATGTCATCAATGTCCTAG GATACATAGCATATAATTTCGTTATTGGTGCATATTCCTATTGGGGACCAAAGGCTGGTTATAACATATACCATATG AAAAATGCAGACATGATGTTTGGAGGTGTTACGGTTATATCTGGAATATTTGGAACCTTGGCCGGAGGCTTTGTTTTGGATCGAATGACGTCCACAATACCCAATGCCTTTAAG CTTCTCTCAGTGGCAACATTTCTTGGAGCAATATTTTGCTTTGCTGCCTTTTGTTTTAAGAGTTTATATGCTTTCATCCCGCTTTTTGCAATAGGAGAACTGCTTGTATTTGCAACACAG GGCCCTGTAAACTATGTCTGTCTCCATTGTGTCAAACCAAGCTTGAGACCACTGTCGATGGCGATGTCTACTGTTTCAATTCACTTATTTGGTGATGTGCCATCCTCTCCTCTTGTAGGAGTTGTCCAG GATCACATTAACAATTGGAGGGTCACTGCTTTGATATTGACAGCAATTCTATTTATAGCCTCTGGAATATGGTTTATAG GCATCTTTCTTCACAGCGTAGATAGATTTGACGAAGATAGTGAGGATCAAATAAGTGATGCTGAGAGATCAAAGTCACAACCATTGCTCAAGGGGAAAAGTAGTGAACAGATTGAGGTCTCCATAGAATCCTCCTAG